TTTTCCACTAGTCGATTCTGTAACTATTTGTATAGATGGTCTGTTGTTGTAATATTGTTATGCTAAATCATTTGTGAATTGAAACAACTGTTTCGTAGCAACCTGTTCACCTTGGTTACATTTTgtagatttaaaatttttgtaaatggACTCCCAGTATCATCGATATGAGATGTTAGAATAGAAAGATTTGGAAGTGGTTACCACATTAATTTGTGGTCTACTTTTTTCAGTAGCAcagagaaaaccaaaattgacAGGTAATGAACCTGGAATACAATTATTATAGTGGGATTCagtaattattaaaataaatgaaacgtGTGTATCATGAGACAAAATACATTGAGATTGATTTGGTAACATTTTCTAGGCGTAGGAATTTGTGCTGCCATCATGAATGGATAATGGAACTTGAACATGTTTCAAAGCAGGTTCCacattcaaagaaaattaCATGACTAACAATAGCATCCATTTTTAGAGTGGCCACAGTAGAAGTTGTAGTGGATATTTCCAAATCACGAGGCACATCTTGGCTTGGAACTATTAACGATAATAAAGATTGCTTTTTGTTGTTAACGAACCAATTCCATACTACCTATTGGACGACACATAACATTCGGCAGTCAATTTCGTTGCAGCTGTACAGGAAAAGATATAGGCGTTAAGACAATCGGGCGTTTGGCTGGACGAGCACGAACAACAGGTCCAACTGGTCTAACATTTCGCACGTCACTTACTCCTTTTAGTTAACataattaaaatacaaattataaaaaaattaatactttGTAAAATTGGCTGCGATGAATAAACttattcgattccattcacTAGGAAGCTATTGGGACCACGCTTTCTTGGTATCGAAATTTTTAGTCGTCtgctgtttttttaattaacaaattttcttGTCCATTGTCTATAAAAAGTCAAGGGCAACGCTAAATATGTTTTAACTCTACGTAGGGTTGCTCAACGAGTTATGTGTGAATTTATAGAGATCACGTGATCATCATATGATCAAAATAACTTGATCGAGTCGATTCTGTACACACCCATTCTATTTTAACCCTGTTTGGTCTTTTACTGGATTTAAAAAAGGTCACGAGAATAACCCAAAAAACATGGACGAAAGATACAGTAAATGCTAAACTTGTTACAAACCTGACGTGAAGATGAAATGTACGGGAAAATCGATTCGAGATAATTATGCGAATTTTGATTCATCTAAAAACACACCAAAAAGCTGTGTTGcacttgggggggggggggcgttgCTGTGACGGGACCTTTCTAGGTATAACATTACATCGTAACAACTCATTAGCACAGATCTAAATtattaatgaaaaattaaactttATTACCTCactttgtctattttttttctgtgcttTTTTTTAGATACCAGAGACTCGGCTTTCTGCCCTTTGAGAATTTTTAACCCaattttcatgaaaaattGCTACCTTTGTTACAGtgattttccaaaaattgttgCATAATCTAAAATGAGGTTAATACTTTGcaacaataattttcaaaatgcatGAATCACTTTAACAAGCATTAAGAAGTGTGCTTCAAATAAACGTGAAAGAGCTTCGTATGATAAATTGTAGGCGTTGTAAAAAAGGGTTGCTAGTACTCGGTGAATAGTAGGAATAGGTGAATAAGTTTGGGGTGTTGGTAATCTGCATGACAAGTCTGCATGACTGCATGAAGGTATTCTGCATGAATCGCCGCatgaatcggaaaaaaattgaaaatcattcATGCagattaccccccccccccccatttagATACAACAAATTTTAGACAGTACGCAGGGTGTTGTGTCAAATTGTATTGTATCCATTTTAGAAGTAAAAACTTGATATCAACAAAAGTACGGGAAAACTGAATTGACATTTGTGTTGGAGGAAGGATAAACAACATAAAGCAACAATGAGATTATTTTTAACTGGTTATTTTCCATACTTTTTGTCTTAGATTGCCGGTTGCACCTTAGATGTCGATGTTTTGGGAAAAGGTTTTATATCTAATCTCGTAAACATTCTTTTAAATGGTCCTTCATTTGCGCTTCTTTCACCAGGGCAATAGTTGAAGGGTCTGCTCCTAAAGCAACTTCAACAGCAAAAGCAACAGCAAAAACACCACAACTACTTTTGTCAGCTTGTTTTTGACAGCTTGGGGCAATTAAGTTGTAGTTAGTGCGACCCAGTAAGCTGGAAATGGCTTTCACGGTTTCCTCTTCTGAAACTCTTTCAAACCCCATGCTGTCATAAACAGCAACATCATTGTTTCTACACACAGGAAAACCAGAAACAGCTAGATCCCAATGGCATTTCCCAGTGTGAATTATTTGCATCCACAATTTTTCTGTTGGCACAGGGTATGTCCCCGTAGATGTTGCGTGATGATAGTTGAATAAACCAAAAATGTGTGGTAGATGACATGTTAACACCGATCAGGCATATCTGAAATTGTTGAGGGAACAGCCAATTCGGCTACAAGTATTTTCCTTTTCAGAGAACCTGTTTCAAAGTTTTATGTCacaatttatttatgttttacatACCATTGACAACCCTTTGGACTGAGAGTTTCGTCTGCTAAGCCTattcaaatttaaacaaattctaACCTTCTTGTTTCATTGTCTAGCTATTTCTGCTTTTTGGATGGTATAGAGTCTCAATAAAGAcattaatcaaattttatcttattcaaaattttttcggtTTACGAGTATACATGGCACTGCAAAATGTGCCATAAATAGTATGGAAATAATGTTCCCAACGTACTTTCTGAGAGTAAGCATGCTCAATAGGCTACGATAGCGACCGCAATTTGAGTTACGCGGTTTCTTATACTCCTCGTTCGTGTTATGCGTTGGTGAAGGTAAGTCACAAAAACACCATCAGTGATAAAAGTTgagaaaattataaaaatgacGGGCTGCAATATTATTTGGCTAGATCTGGCAATACTATTTCCatggttattcttttttcattcggACATGCGTGCATTTTGTAAACATTAAGATCGCAGACATCCTGATTCCATTTACCAGGATAACACAGTTAACAGGTGTGCTAGTTTTAGATCGTTTGTGTAACGGGTAGTTCAGTTCAGAAGCATataactaaaaaacaaaatttttttaccaactCAGGAAACTATGTTTATTGTTACTTTTCACAGATCTCGAGAAGTCCGACTTTCAGCATTGGAAACCGAATTAACGCGTTTTTCtgcatttaatcaaaaaagaatacaCAAATTAGATTTTGACAGATGATGCCCATGACAACGAGACAATTGTGAGTAAGTGTTTAAGAACACGCACTACGAAATGAAGCAATGTCGAAAAGTAAGGCATTAAAGATATTTAGCATTTTTATCAACTCTATTTCAGCAATAAATTTGCTGCAATTCCGCTGGAACACATGCTCATactttttcaataaatgaagtcAATGGCGTTAAATAAAGATTGGGACTGTATTAATTTAGCGGATTTCTAATGTTTGTACCTGACAAACTTCATCTAATATCCGAGGGAAGTTGTTACACTTTTTTTGCAGACTGTAATAATCTGTGTTTTAACTGTGTTTTTGTAACTTCCGTACATGGTTTAGAAACATTTTACCACAAAAATTCCAGAAAGATGAACTGTTTTCCCTGAAGTTCTTTAgataataattgaaataatgCTGATAATGCTTAATATTTTTTACGGCACATCCTTATACCTTCATACTGATTGCATGTGTCTGGAAATATGGGGCGTGTCATCAggtaagtttttttaattatcgcTTTGTGCTATCATATAATAGGTTGTTAAGCAGGAATTTGTTCAATTGGGTAGTTCTTTCGGTGCGTGTAGCAGACAGAGACTTGACAAGCTCCCATTGGGACAATATATGACAGCTAGCCGATGCATTTCCATAGGTGTGACATGCTGACTCCGTTACCGACTCCAGTAattttacagaatatgttcTGCTTATGAAAACTCTCTAACTtacgtttattttttactgTCAAACAATGATAGTGTATAATGATGATAACCTTGGAGGAAGATGGTGCGACGAATCCCGAACTGATAAGTTGgctgtttatttaaaaaacaacagtTACTTACaactttaaataattttattcaatGGATTAGGTGGTTATGCTTAAATTCTAGGAATTTTCCGAACCTGGAGTCGTTATCATGCACGTTTTGTTACAGTGGAAATGACACGTACGGCCAAATGCTGTGACTTATTCGAATTGATTTGGGTAATCGTGTTAATAACAACAGGAATTCAATAAAGGACTAAATAAAGGTGTCAGATCCTTCAGCAGATgaggaaaatttgtttttgttttaacaactGCAGTCGGTTTTAAATTGAGTTTGAATCCCTACTGGATAGATTAGATCTAAAAACTAGATCAAAGTTCATATGTCATATCTATTATGGCACAAAGACAGATAAAGTCTGGGTTTATTGTGACTGTAATATCAGCCTATTATTAGTCAAAGTTTTTCGCTTCGACAGTACCCACTTAAGTCATTATTACTCCACAAcgttattattttctaaaattcaGAAATTTAGTTGAGATGAAGGTCACTAATTGTGCCAGATTTTTAATGCAGTTGGCCGTCTTCGCACTTACTACAGGTATTTATGTGGATGAACCGTTAGTCTATGACAACTTCCCGTCTGACTTCATGTGGGCTGCGGCTACAAGCGCTTATCAGATCGAAGGCGGATGGAATGCTGAcggtaaatttaaaatgctgCTTTGAAAGTCAGCCAACAGCTAATAATTGTTTATATATAAAAAGGCAAAGGACTAAGTATCTACGACGTCTGGATGAACGATCCAAATCACGTGTCTGACGGATCGTCCGGAAAAGTAGCTTGTAACAGTTACTACTTCTTCCAAAAGGATATTGAAGCCCTTCAAAAATTAGGAGTAATCTTAAATGTATAACTGTACGAATTAAATATCTAATCTCATTTATATACAACGAACCCACATATAGGTTACTCATTATCGATTTTCTATTTCCTGGGCCCGAGTTCTCCCCAACGGCATCGGTGAAGTTAACCAGGCAGGAATTGATTACTACAAAACGTTGATAGCGGCGCTTAAAGCCGCCAAAATCGAACCAAtggtaagaattttttttatctctgtGACTTgttgcaaatgaaaaaaataaaataaaatctgggTGATGAATAGGTGACCTTGTATCACTGGGACTTACCACAAGCACTAGAACTGATTGGGGGATGGCTAAATATAAGCATTGTCGATTGGTTTGAAGAATATTCTCGTCTCTGTTATACTGAGTTTGGCAACGACGTAAGTTGTTACACTTTTTTGGCTTTCTAATTTCTGTtagaaaattttacaaaacgTCCTTAACAGGTGAAATATTGGATCACGATAAACGAACCATGGGTCATTGCATATCAAGGTTTTATTTCTAACATTTCATTACAGTTTGAGTTTGTTGATGttaaacaatttttccttGGACGTCAGGATACGGTTCTGGAAATACTGCGCCAGGTAAttctataaaataaatgaaagctGCATAGAAATAGTATCCaacatattatttttaatcaaaggGACATACGGGCCAGGTACTTACACCTATCAGGTGGGTCACCATATTATTTTGgctcacgccagagcatatcGAGCATATGAAACCTCATTCAAACCAACTCAAAACGGTATTTCAACATTGGAAAAAACTCCTGGAAAGGATTGGAAAAAGTCTTTTAGAAATCCTCGATTTTACTTTGCAGGGAAAGTTGGAATAACGGTTAATATCAACTGGTACGATCCGAAAGACGACCAATTAGAAAATATTGAAGCGGCCGAAAGGGCATTGCAATTTCTTGGAGGTTGGATTGCCAATCCCATTTACGGCACTGGAGATTATCCAGACGTCATGAAACAAAAAGTCTTCACACTTATGTTTACcacaagttttcaaaaaaaaaattttttattccattatATAGATCGGCAATAAGAGCGCACAACAAGGATTTAATCAATCGCGACTACCGGAATTCACGGCTGAACAAAAGATTTTGGTACAAGGCAGTGCAGATTTTTTTGGACTTAACTATTATACCAGTTACCTGACCGCTAATAAGATTCAAGATATATCAATAATCGATTATGGTTACGAccaagatatcgagagctatTCTGACCCAACTTGTTATCAGtaagtttgattttttgtgaCATATTCAGtccaataataatttttaaaataagatcaagCTTCGACTGGTTGACCATAACACCATTCGGCATGAGGAACACTTTGAACTGGATTAAGGATAAGTTCAACAACCcggaaattattattacagaGAATGGTATTAGTGACCGGGCTGGAAACGTAGACGACATGATCCGAGTTTACTATTACAAGCACAACATAAATTCTATGCTCAAAGGTACATTGGGTCCTGAAAAGTGCAATACCTTAAGGTTTTAACTAAAATTGCATTACACCATTGGAAGCCATCAAAAATGGAGTTCGAGTCACTGGTTATGCTGCTTGGTCGTTAATTGATAACTTTGAATGGGGAAACGGATTTACGTAAGTCTTGTaaacatcattttttaatgaatgatTAATTTTGATAATGTGTAATTCTTTTATCAAAGGCAAAAGTTTGGACTATTTTCCATAGACTTTGCAACGACAGATTTGAACAGAACGGAGAAAGCCTCGGCACGTTACTATGCCAAAATTGTCAAAGACAATGGATTCACGATGGATCAACCATGTAACAACAATCCTATATAGTTGTAAGATCACTCCTATTTCTAATCAAGATTTTAGTGTAGtttaaaagagaaagtttGTTAAAAAGGCTGGGAATTTATTTGATTAGTTTTCGAGACCCGGAAAGACCCGGTGGGTGTTTTATTGGAATATTATTGCAGTTTCTATTGGTCCTGTTTTAACTGTTGCCGGAGAGAGATCTTTAAAGTAGTTATTCAAGTTTTTATTCAATTGCAACTATAGTCATGGATGACACATTTTTAAACGTTTTCCCGTATGGACGGGCTAAACTCTTTGTTTTTCAAGGACGACAGGGTGTATCAGAACCGGTTGGGGTTGGAAGGAAGAGACCCGAGAAGAGGACTTTACTGTGTCTTTGACACCGTAAATCGTAGGAACAATGGGAAGTGGGTTGATCCCAGAGACTGGACCAATTGCTCTAGTAATCCTGATGCTGCCCACCCATATGAACACACGGTGGCGAAGCAAATAAAGAAACTACATCTTCTTTTCCGGGCTAGGAAAGTGGCCATGGGATATTTGAAAAAGGTGGAGGGGTGTACACCTCGGTGGAGAGGGAAGACTAGCTCAAGGTCATGGATGAGATCAAAGGTTTGTATGGTTTAGAAAGTGAATTTGATTAAAGAGAGTTGTGTATGATGACCGAAAAAGTGCAGCCAGGTATCTACGGAAACACGAAATACCTTAGTCTAAGTCAGAGACTACTGCTGCATCAGAATTTGCATATGAATGGCTTCGTACCCCAGGTTTTGGATATATGGTGTGAAAAAATGAAGCAGAAGCAAAGGCTCCCTCCAAAAGGGTAGATATGGATGTGCTTCTATGTCTAAACCCCCGTTTCTAAGTGATGAGGgagtttttcctttccttgctCCATCCTTTGTTGGAGCGAAAGTCACCATGAGGAGAAGCAATATCGAATTCTTTTTTGTGGAGCTAAGGCCCAGTTAAGTTGGAAAGAAAGATGTAGGTGGTAAAACAATTGCCTTTCAATTGGGCATTAATCAATTTAATCATTAATCAAGTTGTTCTAGATTTCTTTGTTATTAATAGATAGAAGttgcttccatagtgtagcaAGGTGAATGTTATCAGGATTTCTTCGAATGATGTGCAAATAAAAAGAGCCATTTTCTCGGTAAGTCTTATTGACATTCCGTAATTTGCAGAAtagtaaaaacatttttgtttaacaaaCTAATATTGAACGATCAACTAGCTTTAATCGGtctagattaaaaataaaattaaaaaaatccataGGAAGCACATTTTCCTGAAGTGATTATTCTAGTAAAAAAAGCTCGAAAACACAAACGGGCCccggtttttttcccaaagccACCGCTACTACTTCAAAACGCCATTGCTCAAAATTCAAACTCACAAGAGCCAATAAAATGGTGTGCTGCGACTGTGTCACTAGTTTCTCTCCGGTATGAATTAGAAAGAGTGCAAACCGTTGTTCGGCTACCACCTACAACTTAAAAGTGGCTAAATTGCTGTGTAAAATATAGCTATAAGTGAATCTTAAGTGTAGTGTAAAGTATAAGTGAAATAGATTTTAAAGAGATCTCTTTGAAGAAGAGAATCT
The sequence above is drawn from the Daphnia pulicaria isolate SC F1-1A chromosome 1, SC_F0-13Bv2, whole genome shotgun sequence genome and encodes:
- the LOC124320959 gene encoding lactase-phlorizin hydrolase-like — translated: MKVTNCARFLMQLAVFALTTGIYVDEPLVYDNFPSDFMWAAATSAYQIEGGWNADGKGLSIYDVWMNDPNHVSDGSSGKVACNSYYFFQKDIEALQKLGVTHYRFSISWARVLPNGIGEVNQAGIDYYKTLIAALKAAKIEPMVTLYHWDLPQALELIGGWLNISIVDWFEEYSRLCYTEFGNDVKYWITINEPWVIAYQGYGSGNTAPGTYGPGTYTYQVGHHIILAHARAYRAYETSFKPTQNGKVGITVNINWYDPKDDQLENIEAAERALQFLGGWIANPIYGTGDYPDVMKQKIGNKSAQQGFNQSRLPEFTAEQKILVQGSADFFGLNYYTSYLTANKIQDISIIDYGYDQDIESYSDPTCYQSSFDWLTITPFGMRNTLNWIKDKFNNPEIIITENGISDRAGNVDDMIRVYYYKHNINSMLKAIKNGVRVTGYAAWSLIDNFEWGNGFTQKFGLFSIDFATTDLNRTEKASARYYAKIVKDNGFTMDQPCNNNPI